The following are encoded in a window of Candidatus Woesearchaeota archaeon genomic DNA:
- a CDS encoding winged helix-turn-helix domain-containing protein yields the protein MVEKKKPLLNSKEREIIRMLHKEGGYMTAHEISAKTGLSYVTVKKYLKNLHDKGVILEGE from the coding sequence ATGGTGGAAAAGAAAAAACCTCTTCTTAATAGTAAAGAGAGAGAAATTATTCGCATGTTGCACAAAGAAGGCGGTTATATGACTGCGCATGAAATAAGTGCGAAAACAGGACTTAGTTATGTGACTGTAAAAAAGTATCTAAAAAACCTGCATGACAAAGGTGTTATATTAGAAGGTGAATAA
- a CDS encoding transposase, which translates to MKIQNDISNEESYYADFAVRMLKRYKPRVPLKQEFLSKYIPKTDLLLLEYKKPVYSQQWHEYNLAQTKEKLTVMALLDELLFFFPLLKQPMIKKRGRPAFSIRDGLYCIIMKLYECRSSRRVQSDIQLCKKAGYIESVPHFNTLLNLLKDQQITPILKELITLSALPLKIVESQFAADSTGFSTSCFERWYDIRIASDSMKRKFMKCHAMIGTTTKIITSIEITEGHYGDSPEFSKLVDKTSKHFDVWEVSADKAYSSRENLSIVDRIGAVPFIPFKSNANPKKKSVQIWRTMYEMFQTDYGRFYQSYHRRSNVETSFGMIKKKFGFHLLSRTKEAQINEILCKCLCHNLAVLVHESFELGIEIDFNKCANDYIAQEVTD; encoded by the coding sequence ATGAAAATCCAAAATGATATTTCAAACGAAGAAAGTTATTACGCAGACTTTGCAGTCCGCATGCTCAAGCGATACAAACCACGAGTTCCATTGAAACAAGAATTTCTCTCAAAATATATTCCAAAAACAGACCTGCTTTTGCTGGAATACAAAAAACCTGTTTATTCGCAACAGTGGCATGAGTATAATTTGGCGCAAACCAAAGAGAAGCTAACAGTCATGGCGCTGTTAGACGAGCTTCTCTTTTTCTTTCCTTTGTTGAAACAACCAATGATAAAGAAGCGTGGAAGACCTGCATTTTCTATTCGAGATGGGCTTTACTGCATAATCATGAAGCTCTATGAATGCAGGTCTTCAAGAAGAGTACAAAGTGATATTCAGCTTTGCAAAAAAGCAGGATACATAGAGAGCGTACCGCACTTCAATACGCTCCTCAACCTTCTGAAAGACCAGCAAATAACGCCAATTCTGAAAGAACTCATAACGCTCTCCGCATTGCCTCTAAAAATTGTAGAAAGTCAATTTGCAGCAGATTCAACTGGTTTCAGCACCAGTTGCTTTGAGCGTTGGTATGACATTAGAATTGCTTCTGATTCCATGAAACGCAAGTTCATGAAATGCCATGCTATGATTGGAACAACGACAAAGATCATTACTTCCATTGAAATTACAGAAGGGCATTATGGAGATAGTCCTGAATTTAGCAAACTTGTAGATAAAACTTCCAAGCATTTTGATGTCTGGGAAGTTTCAGCAGACAAGGCATATTCCAGTAGGGAGAATCTTTCAATCGTTGATAGGATAGGAGCAGTGCCATTCATCCCATTTAAAAGTAATGCAAACCCAAAGAAGAAAAGCGTACAAATATGGAGAACAATGTATGAGATGTTTCAAACAGATTATGGACGCTTTTATCAGTCATATCACCGTAGATCGAATGTGGAAACGTCTTTTGGCATGATAAAAAAGAAGTTTGGCTTTCATCTGCTTTCCAGAACCAAAGAAGCACAAATCAATGAAATTCTCTGTAAATGCCTCTGTCACAACCTTGCAGTTCTTGTTCATGAATCATTCGAACTCGGCATTGAAATTGACTTCAATAAATGTGCAAACGACTATATTGCACAAGAAGTCACTGATTAA
- a CDS encoding N-6 DNA methylase, with translation MSNLLKEGNIIDYISGLEVKATPEEIEAVQVFSKQLIEDYGYKKEQIQTRPQFRVKSRPSDTKKEYPVDIVVFKNKNKNDDDAYIIIECKKKNRKDGRGQLEDYLRLSKASLGVWFNGEERLFLRKFEKDGKVIFEEIPNIPISGQRIEDIGKFKQRDLKPTHNLKAIFKSIRNHLAANTIGATRDEVLAQQLINLIFCKIYDEKFTAPNEIVRFRAGIDESPEIIEKRIIIIFKEVKINMPEVIDEDDKISLDRNSIIYVVGELQNYSLMNSERDVIADAFETFIGHALKGGQGQFFTPRNVVKMIVDILQPSETDRIIDPACGSGGFLIDALKYVWNKAEIKYKKLGWRETQIEKRKIEIATSNFRGIDKDYFLSKVAKAYMNLIGDGSTGIFCEDSLENPRNWKPESQMKIQLGTFDILLTNPPFGSKIPVVGEEKMKQFEVGYKWKFDDSSGRWSKTNSLKEQEEPQVLFIERALALLKDGGKMAMVLPSGILGNQQEEYLRQYLLDKGNLFAIVELPFETFSPNISINTSVLFIQKGKTNEKQNLFISINEYCGHNKKGKSVAEDDIHNVADFFNNKKSNENNFFINHSFLESSFVAKRYLKKYIDNLERVEKSKHPVVDFGDIILSVHNGANIEDSSIYVEKKQGIPYILVKSITKEGINFENLKYIKKSLITNKDVIKNTVEENNIVMTRAGNAGIAANIPPDLIGGVASGFLINIKIKKGIDPYYIVSFLNSEYGQMQLERISSGSILQSIRSSDLKKIKIILPSQEIQKVIGKKLKEATYAAASARKKIEEANIDITKLA, from the coding sequence ATGAGTAATCTACTAAAAGAAGGAAACATAATTGATTATATTTCAGGATTGGAGGTTAAAGCAACTCCTGAAGAAATTGAAGCAGTTCAAGTTTTCTCAAAGCAACTTATTGAAGATTATGGATATAAAAAAGAGCAAATTCAAACTAGACCGCAGTTTAGAGTTAAATCCCGTCCATCTGATACAAAAAAAGAATACCCTGTAGATATTGTTGTATTTAAGAATAAAAACAAAAATGACGATGATGCTTATATTATCATTGAATGTAAAAAGAAAAATAGGAAGGATGGAAGAGGACAATTAGAAGATTATTTGCGTTTATCTAAGGCAAGTTTAGGTGTCTGGTTTAATGGAGAAGAAAGATTATTCTTAAGAAAGTTTGAAAAAGATGGAAAAGTAATATTTGAAGAAATCCCAAATATTCCAATTTCAGGACAACGTATAGAGGATATTGGGAAATTTAAACAACGAGATTTAAAACCAACACATAACTTAAAAGCAATATTTAAATCAATTAGAAATCATCTTGCCGCAAATACAATTGGAGCAACTAGAGATGAGGTTTTGGCACAACAACTTATCAATTTAATCTTTTGTAAAATTTACGATGAAAAATTTACTGCCCCAAACGAAATTGTAAGATTTCGTGCGGGGATAGATGAAAGTCCAGAAATCATTGAAAAAAGAATAATTATCATTTTCAAAGAAGTTAAAATTAACATGCCTGAAGTAATTGATGAAGATGATAAAATTAGTTTAGACAGAAATTCAATAATTTACGTGGTAGGTGAATTACAAAACTATTCTTTAATGAATAGCGAAAGAGATGTTATCGCTGATGCTTTTGAAACTTTTATTGGTCATGCCTTAAAGGGTGGGCAAGGACAATTCTTTACTCCTAGAAATGTTGTTAAAATGATAGTTGATATTCTTCAGCCATCGGAAACAGATAGAATAATAGACCCTGCTTGTGGTAGTGGTGGATTTTTAATAGATGCTTTAAAATATGTTTGGAATAAAGCAGAAATAAAATATAAAAAACTCGGTTGGAGAGAAACGCAAATAGAAAAGAGAAAAATAGAAATAGCCACGTCAAATTTCAGAGGGATTGATAAAGATTATTTTTTAAGCAAAGTTGCAAAAGCTTACATGAATTTAATTGGAGATGGCTCGACAGGTATATTTTGTGAGGATAGTTTGGAAAATCCAAGAAATTGGAAGCCTGAATCACAAATGAAAATCCAATTAGGAACTTTTGATATATTATTAACTAATCCTCCATTTGGCAGTAAGATTCCTGTTGTTGGAGAAGAAAAAATGAAACAATTTGAAGTAGGTTATAAATGGAAATTTGATGATAGTAGTGGTCGCTGGTCAAAGACTAATAGTTTAAAGGAACAAGAAGAGCCACAAGTACTTTTTATTGAGAGGGCTTTAGCTTTATTAAAAGATGGTGGAAAAATGGCAATGGTGCTTCCAAGTGGGATTTTAGGTAATCAACAAGAAGAGTATTTGCGGCAATATCTATTAGATAAGGGAAATTTGTTTGCAATTGTAGAACTTCCATTTGAAACCTTTAGCCCTAATATTAGTATAAATACAAGTGTCTTGTTTATTCAAAAAGGGAAAACAAACGAAAAACAAAATCTTTTCATTTCAATAAATGAATACTGTGGACACAATAAAAAAGGAAAGTCAGTTGCAGAAGATGACATACATAATGTTGCCGACTTTTTTAATAATAAGAAGTCAAATGAAAATAACTTTTTCATTAATCATTCATTTTTGGAAAGCAGCTTTGTGGCAAAAAGATACCTTAAAAAGTATATTGACAATCTAGAAAGAGTTGAGAAATCTAAACATCCTGTTGTAGATTTTGGAGATATTATTTTATCTGTACACAATGGTGCAAACATAGAAGATTCTTCAATATATGTTGAGAAAAAACAAGGTATTCCATATATTCTGGTAAAGAGTATTACAAAGGAGGGTATCAATTTTGAGAATTTAAAATATATAAAAAAATCTCTTATAACAAATAAAGATGTTATAAAAAACACTGTGGAGGAAAACAATATCGTAATGACTCGAGCAGGAAATGCTGGTATTGCTGCTAATATACCTCCTGATTTAATTGGAGGGGTAGCTTCTGGATTTCTAATAAATATAAAAATAAAGAAAGGCATTGACCCTTATTATATAGTTTCATTTTTGAACTCTGAATATGGGCAAATGCAATTAGAGAGAATTTCAAGTGGGTCTATTTTACAAAGCATTCGTTCATCAGACCTTAAAAAAATCAAAATAATTTTGCCCTCTCAAGAAATTCAAAAAGTAATTGGGAAAAAACTCAAAGAAGCGACTTATGCCGCAGCTTCAGCAAGAAAGAAGATTGAAGAAGCAAATATTGATATTACAAAACTTGCATAA
- a CDS encoding 2OG-Fe(II) oxygenase produces the protein MKPNPRIGALKGWVQEQHLSDEAIKKYTKEFQKNKPIQHILIKNFLQPRQIEYLIKALEKQEFETKDSDLFYVQQTKDLRNSTSFVFSSFYTMLNSNYLQKMLQEITGIPKLKNTVDLAALNFPQHGYLLPHDDYLDHRKIAYILYLSPTLTPKDGGALEFFAVDEENVPKKIVKSYPPQQNSLMLFKVTRQSFHQVNELLADKKRLTLGGWFHG, from the coding sequence ATGAAGCCAAATCCACGCATAGGTGCATTGAAGGGATGGGTTCAAGAACAGCACCTGAGCGATGAAGCAATTAAGAAATACACCAAAGAATTCCAGAAAAATAAACCCATTCAGCACATTCTCATAAAGAATTTTCTCCAGCCAAGACAAATAGAATATCTTATCAAAGCATTGGAGAAACAGGAATTTGAAACAAAAGACAGTGATCTTTTCTATGTGCAGCAGACAAAAGACCTGAGAAACAGCACGTCGTTTGTCTTCAGCAGCTTCTATACGATGCTCAATTCAAATTATCTGCAAAAAATGTTGCAGGAAATTACAGGCATTCCAAAGCTCAAGAACACTGTTGATCTTGCGGCGTTAAATTTTCCGCAGCATGGATATCTTCTTCCGCACGACGACTACCTTGATCATCGAAAAATAGCGTATATCCTGTATCTCAGCCCAACGCTCACGCCAAAAGATGGTGGCGCGTTAGAATTTTTCGCAGTAGACGAAGAAAATGTCCCAAAGAAAATAGTCAAATCCTACCCCCCGCAACAAAACAGTCTCATGCTGTTCAAAGTCACAAGACAGTCATTCCACCAGGTGAATGAACTTCTTGCGGACAAAAAACGCCTCACATTAGGAGGATGGTTCCATGGCTGA
- a CDS encoding nucleotidyltransferase domain-containing protein, with translation MRSKETEIIRYLLKNKEGCTINKIAQDIKKDYKTTHNIVKRLETEKIISIETFGKASKVTINNIVHPLIYQAEWERQQEMLKNKNIKTILAYYKRSIIPFYILLLFGSHAKETQTKHSDIDLFFIIPEEKMEKDILRTTSLIPLKIHANIFTEKQFKEMKNSREQTVGSEVIKKNIILYGIEAYYELMQ, from the coding sequence ATGAGAAGCAAAGAAACAGAGATTATACGTTATCTCCTTAAAAATAAGGAAGGTTGCACGATAAACAAGATAGCGCAAGACATCAAAAAGGATTATAAAACCACGCACAACATAGTAAAAAGACTTGAGACAGAGAAAATTATCTCCATAGAAACATTCGGAAAAGCGTCAAAGGTAACTATCAACAACATTGTCCACCCTCTTATATATCAGGCAGAATGGGAACGGCAGCAGGAAATGCTCAAGAACAAAAATATAAAAACCATTCTCGCGTACTATAAACGAAGCATAATCCCATTTTATATTCTTCTTCTTTTCGGATCTCATGCAAAGGAAACACAGACAAAACACTCAGATATTGATCTTTTTTTTATAATTCCAGAAGAAAAAATGGAGAAAGATATCCTGAGAACAACGTCTTTAATCCCTCTAAAAATTCACGCAAACATTTTCACTGAAAAACAATTTAAAGAAATGAAGAACAGCAGGGAACAAACAGTGGGAAGCGAGGTTATAAAAAAGAATATTATCCTCTATGGTATTGAAGCGTATTATGAGCTGATGCAATGA